The Kluyveromyces lactis strain NRRL Y-1140 chromosome B complete sequence genome contains a region encoding:
- the FOL3 gene encoding dihydrofolate synthase (similar to uniprot|Q12676 Saccharomyces cerevisiae YMR113W FOL3 Dihydrofolate synthetase involved in folic acid biosynthesis catalyzes the conversion of dihydropteroate to dihydrofolate in folate coenzyme biosynthesis) produces the protein MPIDLGLLRLTQLLSHLGNPHLNLKVLHIAGTNGKGSVCSYLNSVLQQSTYKTGKFTSPHLCHVRDSITVNQVPISSHDFTTIKAQLEQLDERYSLKCTEFELMTATALSYFNQVKCSWCILEVGLGGRLDATNVIPGKNKVCGITKIGLDHESFLGNDLPSIAAEKAGILVEGTRFVAVDGTNDDAVVRVVEDKARSVGAEIVKTNPDTSIKSVVTSSWGPIDLSELPLNGEYQVTNVQVAIQILDYMQRTGMIQLDSNQILDGIQTAEWPGRLQFINYHYSPRKTTPVLFDGAHNGSAAVELAKYLDTEFRFSKDEPLTFVIAITNGKTLEPLLSPIIRPQDKVICTEFGSVEGMPWIKPMDAYDLASQVGHFTKNVEVNRDLFDILPALAQSGPETKVVVCGSLYLVGQLLNVHYDNVR, from the coding sequence ATGCCAATCGACTTAGGTTTACTTAGACTCACTCAGCTCTTGAGTCATTTGGGAAATCCTCATCTGAATCTAAAGGTTTTACACATTGCAGGAACCAACGGCAAGGGTTCAGTATGTTCATATTTGAACTCGGTGTTACAACAGAGTACATACAAGACTGGTAAGTTTACTTCACCGCATTTGTGCCATGTTAGGGATAGTATTACGGTAAATCAAGTGCCTATCTCATCGCATGATTTTACTACGATCAAGGCccaattggaacaattaGACGAACGGTATTCGTTGAAGTGTACCGAGTTTGAACTCATGACAGCAACAGCACTTTCGTATTTTAACCAAGTGAAATGTTCATGGTGTATCTTGGAAGTGGGGCTCGGGGGTCGTCTCGATGCCACTAATGTCATTCCTGGCAAGAATAAAGTGTGCGGCATAACGAAGATTGGATTAGACCATGAATCATTCCTTGGCAATGATTTGCCAAGTATTGCAGCTGAGAAGGCTGGGATACTTGTTGAGGGGACCCGCTTTGTGGCAGTGGACGGAACTAACGATGATGCTGTAGTAAGAGTCGTTGAAGATAAAGCCAGATCAGTAGGTGCAGAAATCGTCAAGACTAATCCGGATACTTCCATTAAAAGTGTCGTTACATCTAGTTGGGGTCCGATCGACCTTAGCGAGCTGCCTCTAAATGGTGAATATCAAGTAACAAATGTTCAGGTCGCTATACAGATATTAGATTATATGCAGAGAACTGGGATGATTCAACTTGACTCGAATCAAATCCTGGATGGGATACAGACGGCAGAATGGCCGGGGCGGTtacaattcatcaattatCATTACTCTCCCCGTAAAACTACACCTGTTCTTTTCGATGGTGCCCATAATGGGAGCGCAGCCGTTGAATTGGCCAAGTACTTAGATACCGAGTTCAGGTTCAGTAAAGATGAGCCGTTGACGTTTGTAATTGCAATCACTAACGGCAAGACTCTAGAACCGTTGCTATCACCAATTATAAGGCCCCAGGATAAAGTTATCTGTACTGAATTTGGCTCTGTGGAAGGAATGCCATGGATTAAGCCCATGGATGCTTACGACTTGGCATCGCAAGTAGGACATTTCACGAAGAACGTTGAAGTTAACCGTGATTTATTCGATATCCTGCCGGCATTGGCACAATCAGGACCAGAGACCAAGGTCGTTGTCTGTGGTTCATTGTACCTAGTAGGTCAACTATTGAACGTTCATTACGATAATGTGAGATAG
- the EUC1 gene encoding Euc1p (weakly similar to uniprot|Q04461 Saccharomyces cerevisiae YMR111C), which produces MSLIEGNHEQDISASVEDESSLPSSDSDMCELRRVRAAEDNADGDNNNNSAGDDTDATATTDVTKLLQETVKNQNLLLEEFEFMQQEQRYIKEKLESLQKEQEKFHIGGYKRMEQGFKKVDKCLGQMEGINEVFKEVIGIISGQRIRFLDHSQENLHEQDAQLAATSELLEDNGRRNAPVWNDSMSYNRDKRILEGNIKREVQDPWSVLPEQDLESAVASLHGSNENDMSQSAGTGTGTVGVASSASGSIGSVPPQLADSNNAHGSNGFIQRYRMNRAIKTVTDLAREYYEGLPGQPSVMALERRFGSTWRSSAGERTFFHKRYVIIQRIETILREPSRFNLPLDITRRKAVRVIENLRVGNNRYNNGSPCCMTLAQLYLYFSKYMDSYDDYSLSLKNKDAPSIREIKSRQKKKTPSQLAEEHSIMT; this is translated from the coding sequence ATGTCTCTGATTGAAGGGAATCATGAACAGGACATAAGTGCCAGTGTTGAGGACGAGTCTAGTTTGCCCTCATCTGATAGCGATATGTGTGAGTTAAGGCGTGTGCGTGCAGCAGAGGATAATGCCGATggtgataataataataacagTGCTGGTGATGATACCGATGCTACGGCTACCACTGACGTGACAAAGTTGTTGCAAGAGACGGTGAAGAACCAGAATCTGTTGCTCGAAGAGTTTGAGTTCATGCAACAGGAGCAGCGGTAcatcaaagagaaattaGAGAGCCTACAGAAGGAGCAAGAGAAGTTTCATATTGGAGGATATAAGCGTATGGAACAAGGGTTCAAGAAGGTGGACAAATGTTTAGGGCAGATGGAAGGGATCAATGAggttttcaaagaagtgATTGGAATCATCAGTGGCCAAAGAATAAGGTTCTTGGATCATTCCCAGGAGAATCTACACGAGCAAGACGCACAGCTGGCTGCCACGTCTGAACTCTTAGAAGATAACGGACGCAGGAACGCGCCGGTATGGAACGATTCTATGAGTTATAACAGAGACAAACGGATTCTCGAGGGGAACATCAAGCGTGAGGTACAAGATCCATGGTCTGTGCTTCCTGAACAAGATTTAGAATCAGCAGTTGCCAGCCTGCATGGCAGCAATGAGAATGATATGAGTCAAAGTGCTGGTACTGGTACTGGAACTGTAGGAGTTGCCAGCAGTGCCAGTGGCTCAATCGGGTCTGTTCCACCGCAGTTGGCAGACAGTAACAATGCTCATGGTAGTAATGGATTCATTCAACGGTATCGTATGAACAGAGCCATCAAGACTGTAACTGACCTTGCAAGGGAGTACTACGAGGGATTACCGGGTCAGCCATCCGTGATGGCTCTTGAAAGAAGGTTCGGATCTACTTGGAGAAGCAGTGCAGGTGAAAGAACGTTCTTCCATAAGAGGTACGTAATAATACAAAGGATAGAAACGATTCTTCGTGAACCTTCGAGGTTTAACCTCCCGCTTGACATCACCAGAAGGAAAGCTGTACGCGTTATTGAAAACTTACGCGTGGGTAACAACAGATATAACAACGGATCGCCCTGCTGTATGACCTTAGCACAACTTTACCTCTATTTCTCTAAGTATATGGATTCATATGACGATTATTCGttatcattgaagaacaaagacGCTCCAAGTATTCGAGAAATCAAAAGCAggcagaagaagaagactcCATCCCAGTTGGCAGAAGAACATTCCATCATGACATGA
- the RIB1 gene encoding GTP cyclohydrolase II (similar to uniprot|P38066 Saccharomyces cerevisiae YBL033C RIB1 GTP cyclohydrolase II catalyzes the first step of the riboflavin biosynthesis pathway) gives MTSAMSDLPKVQCIARARIPTVQGPDIFLHLYQNDRDNKEHLAIVFGENIRSRSLFRRNAGETQEERMIRGAYVGKLYPGRVKADVDEKQGLSLSFDEKTGELVVEPNTTWCDKDTLVRIHSECYTGETAWSARCDCGEQFDRAGKLISVEREGDIVGGNGHGVIVYLRQEGRGIGLGEKLKAYNLQDLGADTVQANLLLKHPADGRDFSIGRAILIDLGISNVRLLTNNPDKVAQVEQAPYLHCVERVPMVPLSWSGNHKDGIHSKEIEGYLRTKIERMGHLLQKPLTLHTNNDTNHQSTPIA, from the coding sequence ATGACCAGCGCCATGTCTGATTTACCAAAAGTTCAGTGTATTGCAAGAGCAAGAATACCCACAGTGCAAGGTCCAGATATCTTTCTACACTTGTACCAGAACGACAGAGACAACAAGGAACATCTGGCTATAGTCTTCGGAGAGAATATTCGGTCCAGGTCGTTGTTCAGGAGAAACGCAGGCGAGACGCAGGAAGAGCGCATGATTAGAGGCGCATACGTTGGAAAATTATACCCTGGCCGAGTTAAAGCAGATGTGGATGAGAAACAAGGACTCTCACTTTCATTCGATGAAAAGACTGGAGAACTCGTAGTGGAGCCTAATACGACATGGTGCGACAAGGATACGCTAGTCAGAATTCATTCGGAGTGTTACACTGGAGAAACGGCGTGGAGTGCGAGGTGTGATTGTGGGGAACAATTCGATAGAGCAGGGAAACTGATCTCTGTGGAACGTGAGGGTGATATCGTTGGAGGCAACGGCCATGGTGTAATCGTATATTTAAGACAAGAGGGCCGGGGTATTGGGCTCGGAGAGAAATTAAAGGCTTACAATTTACAGGACCTTGGTGCAGACACAGTGCAGGCCAACTTGCTGTTAAAACATCCAGCAGATGGTCGGGATTTCTCCATAGGTAGGGCAATACTAATCGATTTGGGGATCTCAAACGTCAGATTACTTACGAACAACCCGGATAAAGTAGCACAAGTGGAACAGGCGCCATATCTACATTGCGTCGAGCGTGTTCCAATGGTACCCTTGTCGTGGTCTGGTAACCATAAGGATGGGATCCATTCAAAGGAAATAGAAGGCTATTTGAGAACAAAAATCGAAAGAATGGGCCATCTCTTACAAAAACCATTAACGCTACATACaaataatgatacaaaCCACCAATCTACTCCTATTGCCTGA
- the SHE2 gene encoding She2p (similar to uniprot|P36068 Saccharomyces cerevisiae YKL130C SHE2 RNA-binding protein that binds specific mRNAs and interacts with She3p part of the mRNA localization machinery that restricts accumulation of certain proteins to the bud), with protein MAYCQVVISKEILDAVLQLVSTYSNYISRYVDYLNNLIAVQRRVSTLRFERMTLIKYVKKLRFMADVLHSWSFEGENDLIGKRLNEVIDPLGAYLIKVFEILDLLNFYITQPMRGETISKTLNEDLVVSEETIVCINDSYRIYIKGIQWLVESISERNGNCPHLALELIEFTRKCAIEDEVDFTASEDILLQDVAIVEVEEEYVDLLHDWSAILVQKQTEMKELFSEDSKRWASMTKPVKK; from the coding sequence ATGGCTTACTGTCAAGTGGTTATCTCGAAAGAGATTCTGGATGCTGTGTTACAATTGGTTTCCacatattcaaattatATATCAAGATATGTGGACTATTTGAACAACCTTATCGCAGTCCAGCGTCGTGTGAGCACGCTACGTTTCGAAAGGATGACATTGATCAAGTACGTTAAGAAACTACGGTTCATGGCTGATGTTTTACACAGCTGGTCGTTTGAAGGTGAGAATGATCTTATTGGAAAACGGTTAAACGAAGTGATCGATCCATTGGGAGCATATTTAATCAAAGTGTTTGAAATATTAGACCTGTTGAACTTCTACATTACACAGCCGATGAGAGGCGAAACGATCTCTAAGACTTTGAATGAGGATTTGGTCGTTAGTGAGGAGACCATTGTTTGTATCAATGACAGCTACAGGATATATATCAAGGGAATTCAATGGTTAGTAGAATCGATCAGTGAAAGGAATGGCAACTGTCCTCACCTGGCACTAGAGTTGATTGAATTCACTAGAAAATGTGccattgaagatgaggtGGATTTCACTGCTAGCGAAGATATCTTACTGCAAGACGTTGCCATTGTGGAAGTAGAGGAAGAATACGTTGACCTGTTGCATGATTGGTCTGCGATCCTGGTGCagaaacaaacagaaaTGAAGGAGTTGTTCTCAGAGGACTCAAAGAGATGGGCTTCAATGACTAAACCGGTCAAGAAGTAG
- a CDS encoding putative peptide hydrolase (weakly similar to uniprot|Q04471 Saccharomyces cerevisiae YMR114C) — MCGRFAVDFDPETVRQEFTDRGVDLSKDKSSVPDFSRNYNVGPTQPARVYHDSRLQTMKWGLIPFWTKDLKKATPWRTFNARIETLSESRFWKPSLNHHRCIVPISGYYEWITVKGQKIPYFIRRRDHKVMFLAGLFDVLKHDKEEDNGQNGQEEGHEREKEELWTFTIITGPAPENLTWLHERMPIILEPNTKEWDTWFDPQKDSWTQKEVDEGLHTFYNEKEYECYKVPQEVGKVQNNGKHLMEPIKEKGKIHSFFKPKSEGSASTSLKEESEFEETDEGDTAEIKREHSDTRPPSNDNESDDPPAKRVKRERS, encoded by the coding sequence ATGTGTGGAAGATTTGCAGTAGATTTTGATCCAGAGACTGTTCGACAAGAGTTTACCGACAGGGGCGTGGATTTATCCAAGGACAAGTCATCGGTTCCTGATTTTAGCAGGAATTATAACGTTGGACCTACCCAACCGGCCAGAGTTTACCATGATTCTCGTTTACAAACAATGAAGTGGGGGTTAATCCCATTCTGGACTAaggatttgaagaaggctACGCCATGGAGAACGTTCAATGCTCGCATAGAGACGCTAAGTGAAAGTAGATTTTGGAAACCTTCGTTGAACCATCATAGATGTATAGTACCCATTAGTGGATACTATGAATGGATAACGGTTAAAGGACAGAAGATCCCATATTTTATCAGAAGGAGGGACCATAAAGTAATGTTTTTAGCTGGGCTTTTTGATGTATTGAAACatgataaagaagaagacaatGGTCAGAATGGCCAAGAAGAAGGCCATGAGcgtgaaaaagaagaactaTGGACATTCACTATCATTACAGGGCCGGCACCTGAAAATCTTACATGGTTGCATGAACGCATGCCCATCATCTTAGAACCTAATACCAAAGAATGGGACACCTGGTTCGATCCACAGAAAGATAGTTGGACCCAGAAAGAAGTCGATGAGGGATTGCACACTTTTTACAATGAAAAGGAGTATGAGTGCTATAAGGTACCTCAAGAGGTCGGAAAAGTGCAGAATAATGGTAAACATTTGATGGAACCTATCAAAGAGAAGGGGAAGAtccattctttttttaaACCAAAATCCGAAGGTTCAGCATCTACTTCactgaaagaagaaagcGAATTCGAGGAAACTGATGAAGGTGATACCGCTGAAATCAAGAGAGAGCACTCAGATACTAGACCACCCAGCAATGATAACGAATCTGATGATCCTCCTGCTAAAAGAGTTAAAAGAGAGCGAAGTTGA
- a CDS encoding uncharacterized protein (similar to uniprot|Q04472 Saccharomyces cerevisiae YMR115W FMP24 The authentic non-tagged protein was localized to the mitochondria): protein MLRRITLRNAARSIERGSLLRSSLRLNPNSVPVWGNNAGFIGNTFQRNYYIPPSQDARNKRYNWIFGLGLIGSLSFGLWWFYYPHHNYPRSVSKLLRKALWEESDKKDFNYQGALKYYIEALDQCDKIEMDPLSDEYTGIQLKIAEMYEHLNFEKEANSIYWELVHRYYQALNTPGKVLEDSRPHVVQKDLRVLIKALEQNDDLMYGKKVLLAHLLLAQEEILSRSPELKKYFDSRKQDVIKSNEKNGHDIVVIKQKFDPDDFLKAIKVDENGCMILDIRKDSSAWEPLKEEFFTARDLYTAYCLSTKDILSALGCKMTTVQWMVLADMAPGQILLSQANLGSLLYLQTEQVEGQLFALNQVPEDSRDDKFVETVEQLKKQREVCLDLASRSYQSVVTFGKKNKKLRFQVNDLLDPSASQAIALSTYGMGVISLHRGDFSKAERLLNESLSLAKETDFQELVNPSQVELEKVAKARANPKILEPFPVIAEKDPVKPTTA from the coding sequence ATGCTACGTCGAATTACCCTCAGGAACGCTGCCCgttcaattgaaagaggTTCACTTTTGAGAAGTTCTTTAAGATTGAATCCTAATTCAGTACCGGTGTGGGGAAACAATGCCGGTTTTATCGGTAACACCTTTCAACGTAACTACTATATTCCTCCTTCACAAGATGCTAGGAATAAGAGGTATAACTGGATCTTTGGTCTTGGTCTTATAGGTTCACTTTCTTTTGGTCTTTGGTGGTTTTATTATCCACATCACAACTATCCTAGATCTGTGTCCAAGTTATTAAGGAAAGCCTTGTGGGAAGAGAGTGATAAGAAAGACTTCAACTACCAAGGGGCACTTAAGTATTACATCGAGGCGTTGGACCAATGTGACAAGATAGAAATGGATCCATTGAGTGATGAATATACCggtattcaattgaaaattgCTGAAATGTATGAGCATTTGAACTTTGAGAAAGAGGCTAATTCTATTTACTGGGAGTTGGTTCACAGGTATTACCAAGCGTTGAACACTCCTGGTAAGGTTTTAGAAGATTCAAGGCCTCATGTGGTACAGAAAGATTTAAGGGTTTTGATTAAGgctttggaacaaaatgACGATTTGATGTACGGGAAGAAGGTGCTTTTAGCTCATCTTTTGTTGGCACAAGAGGAAATATTGAGCAGATCTCCagagttgaagaaatactTCGATAGTAGAAAGCAAGACGTCATCAAATCTAATGAAAAGAACGGTCATGATATCGTTGTCATTAAGCAGAAATTCGATCCTGATGACTTTTTGAAAGCGATCAAGGTGGATGAAAACGGTTGCATGATCTTAGACATACGTAAGGATAGCAGTGCATGGGAACCCTTGAAGGAGGAATTTTTCACGGCAAGAGATTTGTACACGGCGTATTGTTTGTCTACCAAGGATATTTTGTCGGCTTTAGGGTGTAAGATGACCACTGTTCAATGGATGGTTCTTGCAGATATGGCACCAGGTCAGATTCTATTATCCCAAGCTAACTTGGGCTCATTATTGTATTTACAAACCGAGCAAGTGGAAGGACAACTTTTTGCTTTGAACCAAGTACCAGAGGACTCTAGAGACGATAAGTTCGTCGAGACTGTGGAGCAACTAAAAAAACAACGTGAAGTTTGTTTGGATTTGGCAAGCAGATCGTACCAAAGTGTCGTCACATTTGGtaagaagaataagaagCTAAGATTCCAAGTCAATGATCTATTAGATCCCTCTGCATCACAAGCTATTGCTCTTTCTACATACGGTATGGGTGTCATAAGTCTCCATCGTGGAGATTTCTCTAAAGCAGAAAGATTACTAAATGAAAGTTTATCGCTAGCTAAAGAGACAGATTTCCAAGAACTAGTTAATCCATCTCAAGTTGAACTAGAGAAAGTGGCTAAGGCAAGAGCAAATCCTAAGATCCTGGAACCATTCCCAGTTATAGCTGAAAAGGATCCTGTAAAACCTACAACGGCCTAG
- the OCT1 gene encoding metalloendopeptidase (similar to uniprot|P35999 Saccharomyces cerevisiae YKL134C OCT1 Mitochondrial intermediate peptidase cleaves N-terminal residues of a subset of proteins upon import after their cleavage by mitochondrial processing peptidase (Mas1p-Mas2p) may contribute to mitochondrial iron homeostasis): MLRTVSVGRQYVQRYFGHCLIVNSVRHSSSATVNRLKQPLRRVFDDDSHWRALNHSNYKLNESKGRKFGLRSTSDLETGLFQNSYLKSANGLVEFTQHSFEKAKELVQKIHSIETQDEMKYYIKDLDQLSDVLCRVIDLCEFIRATHPDKKFVQTAQQCHEKMFEIMNILNTDVRLCDLLTQCLRESDVLGLDSEEIRTGKILLEDFEKSGIYMKPEIREKFIQLSQEISVIGQDFINNTEYVRSNYIKISCELMDAHVNKMVCSQMKKDITGEYYKVPTYGYIPHTLLRTCSDEVIRMKIWTEMHSCSDAQIERLTKLISLRVELAKLLGSQNFAQYQLHGKMAKTPENVSGFLESLVHSTRIKAASELKPLAVLKSELTGTQTPHTSEEVLELMKPWDRDYYGSIQALAQRRSSSLDNGESISSSFSLGVVMQGLSDLFEKIYGIKLVPATPKTGETWSPDVRRIDVVDEHDGLIGVMYCDLFEREGKTPNPAHFTVCCSRNMYLNEADTSTIQVGVNSNGQKFQLPVISLVCDFRWVEVNMGDGKHQQMCLLQLNEIETLFHEMGHAMHSMLGRTQLQNVSGTRCATDFVELPSILMEHFARDTRVLSSISSHYKTGKSLDVEVLKNHQLENQFLQNCETFSQIKMSFLDQELHNLDHTTDGSIDVIAIYHRLERRLAVLPDDQSNWCGKFGHLFGYGASYYSYLFDRAIASKIWDHLFEQDPFNRTNGTKFKEGLLQWGGSRDPWYLLSQVLDEPRLAKGDEWGMRYIGDVKTGM, from the coding sequence ATGCTACGAACAGTTAGTGTTGGGAGACAGTATGTGCAGCGATATTTTGGTCATTGTTTGATTGTAAACTCCGTTCGTCATTCCAGTTCTGCAACAGTAAACAGGTTAAAGCAACCACTACGCCGTGTATTTGATGACGATTCGCACTGGAGAGCTCTTAATCACTCCAACTATAAGCTTAATGAGAGCAAAGGTAGAAAGTTTGGTTTAAGATCTACTTCGGACCTTGAAACAGGCCTATTCCAGAACTCATATTTAAAATCTGCCAATGGGTTAGTGGAGTTTACACAGCATTCGTTTGAGAAAGCTAAAGAGCTGGTGCAGAAGATTCATTCTATTGAGACGcaagatgaaatgaaatattatattaAGGACTTGGACCAATTGAGTGATGTATTGTGCCGCGTCATCGATTTATGTGAATTCATTAGAGCCACTCATCCAGATAAGAAGTTTGTACAGACAGCGCAGCAATGCCATGAGAAAATGTTTGAGATCATGAATATATTAAATACTGATGTCAGACTATGTGATCTCTTGACGCAATGTCTACGCGAAAGCGATGTCTTAGGACTTGACAGTGAGGAGATCAGAACAGGGAAGATCTTACTAGAGGACTTTGAGAAATCCGGAATATACATGAAGCCAGAGATCAGAGAAAAGTTCATCCAACTGAGTCAAGAGATAAGTGTCATTGGGCAAgattttatcaataataCAGAATATGTCAGGTCTaattatatcaaaattaGCTGTGAACTGATGGATGCTCACGTCAATAAAATGGTTTGTTCtcaaatgaagaaagatataACTGGAGAATACTATAAGGTACCCACCTACGGATATATACCGCACACGTTATTACGTACCTGCAGCGATGAAGTGATTAGAATGAAGATATGGACAGAGATGCACAGTTGTTCAGATGCACAAATTGAACGTTTAACTAAACTAATAAGCCTAAGGGTTGAATTGGCTAAACTCTTAGGTTCCCAAAACTTCGCTCAATACCAGTTACACGGTAAGATGGCCAAGACGCCAGAAAATGTTAGTGGTTTTCTAGAGTCTCTAGTTCACTCTACTAGAATCAAAGCTGCATCAGAACTTAAACCTTTGGCTGTCCTAAAATCAGAGTTAACTGGAACCCAAACTCCACATACTTCAGAGGAAGTTTTAGAGTTAATGAAACCGTGGGATAGAGATTATTACGGATCAATACAGGCCCTTGCACAGCGTCgatcatcatcattagaTAATGGAGAATCAATCTCCTCGTCATTTTCGTTAGGTGTTGTGATGCAAGGTCTTTCAGATCTATTCGAGAAAATATATGGAATCAAATTAGTGCCAGCCACTCCCAAGACCGGAGAAACTTGGTCACCTGATGTGCGGAGAATCGATGTAGTAGATGAGCACGATGGTTTGATTGGTGTTATGTACTGtgatttatttgaaagagaGGGCAAGACCCCAAATCCGGCTCATTTCACGGTATgttgttcaagaaacatGTATCTAAATGAGGCAGACACTTCAACAATTCAGGTGGGCGTTAATAGCAACGGCCAAAAATTCCAGTTACCTGTCATTTCACTTGTATGTGACTTCCGATGGGTTGAAGTCAATATGGGCGATGGGAAACACCAACAAATGTGTCTCTTGCAATTGAATGAGATTGAAACTTTATTCCATGAGATGGGACATGCAATGCACTCAATGTTGGGAAGAACTCAATTACAAAATGTCAGCGGGACTCGTTGTGCCACtgattttgttgaattACCTAGTATTTTAATGGAACATTTTGCCCGTGACACCAGAGTTCTATCATCCATTTCATCACATTACAAGACTGGTAAATCATTGGACGTCGAAGTGTTGaagaatcatcaattggaaaaccAGTTTTTACAGAACTGTGAAACGTTCTCCCAAATCAAGATGTCATTCTTAGATCAAGAATTGCACAACTTGGATCACACCACAGATGGTTCTATCGATGTAATTGCTATCTATCACAGATTAGAACGTCGTCTAGCAGTATTACCAGATGATCAGAGCAACTGGTGTGGTAAATTTGGTCATCTTTTTGGATACGGTGCTTCATATTACAGTTATCTCTTCGACAGAGCCATTGCATCTAAGATCTGGGATCACTTGTTTGAACAAGATCCATTCAATAGAACCAATGGTACGAAGTTTAAAGAAGGTTTACTACAGTGGGGAGGTTCTCGTGATCCATGGTACCTTTTAAGTCAAGTTCTTGATGAGCCACGACTAGCCAAGGGTGACGAATGGGGTATGAGATACATCGGTGATGTTAAGACTGGTATGTGA
- a CDS encoding uncharacterized protein (similar to uniprot|O43137 Saccharomyces cerevisiae YBR085C-A) — protein MSMYKLNGMNMTHSTGSFLNSAPVELTSIKGYQDFIAKQKKLKNQVTTQLSEDKSVGYVLNDSEVLATVSGEAKDYLLALSGEN, from the coding sequence ATGTCTATGTATAAGTTGAATGGGATGAATATGACACACTCTACTGGATCCTTCTTGAATAGTGCGCCAGTAGAGTTGACTAGTATTAAGGGGTATCAAGATTTCATTGCTaagcaaaagaagttgaagaaccAAGTGACCACTCAGTTGAGTGAGGATAAGAGTGTTGGTTACGTGTTGAACGATTCCGAGGTGCTTGCTACCGTTTCTGGTGAAGCCAAGGATTATCTTTTGGCACTAAGTGGTGAGAATTAG